A part of Amycolatopsis lurida genomic DNA contains:
- the pstA gene encoding phosphate ABC transporter permease PstA, protein MTTTLTPPVSSGPRKLVKRRPSETTRQDRLAALGCAVSATLLTWFVMHLLLDSPGWLADLIVAYLLYLAMLYLVTRDRLGRLAASDRLVSTIVVSGALTLLVPLLFLLTYIVIEGAPYLRLGFFTHDMSAVAPTDPVTATGGLHAVVGTLQQTALTLVFVVPLGVLTAIFLNETRSRFRRPVRIMVDAMSGLPSIVAGLFIYAALIIPGIQAGVGLFSYNGLMATLALTMVMLPTVTRTVDVVLRLVPDGLREASLALGASRARTVWSVVLPTARTGVTTAVILGIARVAGETAPLLFTSFGSLAMNANPFSAPQESIPLFIYRFIKQPLENVQQRGYVGALVLILLIFGLFAIARIVGRDRSKRKAKRTKENR, encoded by the coding sequence ATGACCACGACACTCACTCCCCCGGTCTCGTCCGGCCCGCGCAAACTCGTCAAACGCCGCCCGTCGGAGACCACCCGGCAGGATCGGCTGGCCGCGCTCGGCTGCGCCGTGTCGGCCACCCTGCTCACCTGGTTCGTCATGCATCTGCTGCTGGATTCGCCCGGCTGGCTGGCGGATCTGATCGTCGCCTACCTGCTGTACCTGGCGATGCTCTACCTGGTCACCCGCGACCGTCTCGGCAGGCTCGCCGCGTCGGACCGGCTCGTCTCGACGATCGTGGTCTCCGGGGCGCTCACCCTGCTCGTCCCGTTGCTGTTCCTGTTGACCTACATCGTGATCGAGGGCGCGCCGTATCTGCGCCTGGGCTTCTTCACCCACGACATGTCCGCGGTCGCGCCGACCGATCCGGTCACCGCGACCGGCGGTCTGCACGCGGTCGTCGGAACGCTTCAGCAGACCGCGCTGACGCTGGTGTTCGTCGTTCCGCTGGGGGTGCTCACCGCGATCTTCCTGAACGAGACGCGGTCGAGGTTCCGCCGCCCGGTGCGGATCATGGTCGACGCGATGAGCGGTCTCCCGTCCATCGTGGCCGGTCTGTTCATCTACGCGGCGCTGATCATCCCCGGTATCCAGGCGGGGGTGGGACTGTTCAGCTACAACGGTTTGATGGCCACCTTGGCGCTGACGATGGTCATGCTGCCGACGGTGACGCGGACCGTGGACGTGGTGCTCCGGCTGGTCCCGGACGGCCTGCGCGAGGCGTCGCTGGCACTCGGCGCGAGCCGCGCGAGGACGGTGTGGTCGGTGGTCCTGCCCACCGCGCGGACCGGCGTCACCACCGCCGTGATCCTCGGGATCGCCAGGGTGGCAGGCGAAACGGCACCACTGCTGTTCACCTCGTTCGGCTCGCTCGCGATGAACGCCAACCCGTTCTCCGCGCCGCAGGAGAGCATCCCGCTGTTCATCTACCGCTTCATCAAGCAGCCGCTGGAGAACGTCCAGCAGCGCGGTTACGTCGGCGCGCTCGTGCTGATCCTGCTCATCTTCGGCCTGTTCGCGATCGCCAGGATCGTCGGGCGCGACCGGTCGAAGCGCAAGGCGAAAAGAACGAAGGAGAACCGGTGA
- a CDS encoding phosphate ABC transporter ATP-binding protein → MTGGPPPGAAELESREIGAWFGDRLVLEGVSLRMPAKEVTALIGPSGCGKSTFLRILNRMHELVPSASLTGEVLLDGQDIYADGTRPQQVRLRIGMVFQKPNPFPAMSIRDNVLAGLKLAGVKCDDKNALVEQSLERAGLWREVRDRLSSPGGALSGGQQQRLCIARSLAVQPNVLLMDEPCSALDPTSTRRIEQTIAEIGHEVTVVIVTHNMQQAQRVSDHCAFFLAAENEPGRVIEHGPTDTIFNAPSDERTFDYVNGRFG, encoded by the coding sequence TTGACCGGCGGCCCGCCGCCCGGCGCGGCGGAACTCGAGTCGCGCGAAATCGGTGCCTGGTTCGGCGACCGGCTGGTCCTCGAAGGCGTGTCGCTGCGGATGCCCGCCAAGGAGGTGACCGCGCTGATCGGTCCGTCGGGCTGCGGCAAGTCGACCTTCCTGCGCATCCTCAACCGGATGCACGAGCTGGTCCCGTCGGCGTCGCTGACCGGTGAAGTCCTGCTGGACGGCCAGGACATCTACGCCGACGGAACCCGGCCGCAGCAGGTCCGGCTGCGCATCGGCATGGTGTTCCAGAAGCCGAACCCGTTCCCCGCGATGTCCATCCGGGACAACGTACTCGCCGGACTGAAACTCGCCGGCGTCAAATGCGACGACAAGAACGCGCTCGTGGAACAGAGTCTGGAACGCGCCGGGCTGTGGCGTGAGGTCCGCGACCGGTTGAGCTCGCCCGGCGGCGCTCTCTCCGGTGGGCAGCAGCAGCGGCTCTGCATCGCCCGTTCGCTCGCGGTGCAGCCGAACGTGCTCCTGATGGACGAGCCCTGCTCCGCCCTCGACCCGACGTCGACCCGGCGGATCGAGCAGACGATCGCCGAGATCGGGCACGAGGTGACCGTCGTGATCGTCACGCACAACATGCAGCAGGCCCAACGGGTTTCGGATCACTGCGCGTTCTTCCTCGCGGCCGAGAACGAACCCGGCCGGGTGATCGAGCACGGTCCGACGGACACGATCTTCAACGCGCCGTCGGACGAACGCACCTTCGACTACGTGAACGGGCGATTCGGATGA
- a CDS encoding substrate-binding domain-containing protein: MTALRRVGALAGVSALLLSISVAGAPGAAALSRVTGSGSSYVGVAMTDWQNGATSRGIPVNYSATNSPAGVNQYGDRTVDFGGTEAEVSSLLAAGGGGVTAQTRGYQYVPDVAGAVAVMYNVTDQAGKRVDYLHLTREVIGRIFSRDITRWSDPAITATNGGKSLPDQPITLVGRTGQSGTTALFYDFVAHAAPDAYQRFVSRNVGNGMGSLPAGVRPIQLPERGPDADWYRLLADSDQIAQAIGKATIPFSIAYDEFAYAQRHNVPSAWVQNGAGQYTQPYAENIASALKFAELRPDLSQKLDKVYSNADPKTYPISAYSYIMMPCTSGRDTCRGGYGDQGKTDTMTAFLEHVACDGQINMARIGYSPLPPNLSQEIMNSNSRLTGQPPKQLNASNCANPTFRGSLGAGATSPPDPLVTAGILAPNGKPATGQGAAGPSKSAGPANGRATGDKTATATANPDEESAGGGSKNWREAAPASYDEGGFGGFGGWAALVLFVAIVTPLVVRGVIRKLRGA; encoded by the coding sequence ATGACGGCCTTGCGCAGAGTGGGCGCTTTGGCCGGGGTCTCGGCGCTGCTGCTCTCGATCTCCGTGGCGGGCGCGCCCGGCGCGGCCGCGCTCAGCAGGGTCACCGGCTCGGGGTCCAGCTACGTCGGCGTGGCGATGACCGACTGGCAGAACGGCGCGACGTCGCGGGGTATCCCGGTCAACTACTCGGCGACCAACTCACCCGCCGGGGTCAACCAGTACGGCGACCGGACGGTCGACTTCGGCGGGACCGAAGCCGAGGTCTCCTCGCTCCTCGCGGCCGGTGGCGGCGGGGTGACCGCGCAGACCCGCGGCTACCAGTACGTCCCGGACGTCGCCGGCGCGGTCGCCGTCATGTACAACGTCACCGACCAGGCCGGGAAGCGGGTCGACTACCTGCACCTGACCCGCGAGGTGATCGGCCGCATCTTCAGCCGGGACATCACCCGCTGGAGCGATCCGGCGATCACCGCGACCAACGGCGGGAAGTCGCTGCCGGACCAGCCCATCACGCTGGTCGGCCGGACCGGGCAGTCCGGGACGACGGCACTGTTCTACGACTTCGTCGCGCACGCGGCACCCGACGCGTACCAGCGTTTCGTCTCCCGCAACGTCGGCAACGGGATGGGCAGCCTGCCCGCCGGGGTGCGCCCGATCCAGCTCCCCGAACGAGGACCGGACGCCGACTGGTACCGGCTGCTCGCGGACTCGGACCAGATCGCGCAGGCCATCGGCAAAGCGACCATCCCGTTCTCGATCGCCTACGACGAATTCGCCTACGCGCAGCGCCACAACGTGCCGTCGGCATGGGTGCAGAACGGCGCGGGGCAGTACACGCAGCCTTATGCGGAGAACATCGCCTCCGCGCTGAAGTTCGCGGAACTCCGCCCGGACCTCAGCCAGAAACTCGACAAGGTCTACTCGAACGCCGACCCGAAGACGTACCCCATTTCGGCGTACTCCTACATCATGATGCCGTGTACGAGCGGCCGGGACACCTGCCGCGGCGGCTATGGCGACCAGGGCAAGACCGACACGATGACCGCGTTCCTCGAACACGTCGCCTGCGACGGCCAGATCAACATGGCCCGGATCGGTTACTCGCCGCTGCCGCCGAACCTGTCGCAAGAGATCATGAACTCCAATTCGCGGCTCACCGGGCAGCCACCGAAACAACTGAACGCGAGCAACTGCGCCAACCCGACCTTCCGCGGCAGTCTCGGCGCGGGCGCGACCAGCCCGCCCGACCCGCTGGTGACCGCCGGGATCCTCGCCCCGAACGGCAAACCCGCGACCGGACAGGGCGCCGCCGGACCGAGCAAGTCGGCCGGGCCCGCGAACGGTCGGGCCACCGGCGACAAGACCGCGACCGCGACGGCGAACCCCGACGAGGAATCGGCGGGCGGCGGCTCGAAGAACTGGCGGGAAGCCGCACCGGCGTCCTACGACGAGGGCGGGTTCGGCGGCTTCGGGGGCTGGGCGGCGCTGGTGCTCTTCGTCGCGATTGTGACGCCACTGGTGGTGCGCGGGGTGATCCGGAAGCTGCGGGGTGCTTAG
- a CDS encoding NADP-dependent oxidoreductase, whose amino-acid sequence MKAAAFTEAGGPEVLRVLELEEPHAGAGEVRVRVKAAGVQPYDAAVRAGWEPAGLELRWPRVPGNEFAGVVDEVGSGVTGLVAGAEVLGFTAVQAYAEYIVVPAENVTPKPAEMPWEVAGGFTAGTQTAYLALDALRVARGETVLIHGAAGSVGTAAVQLAVLRGARVIGTASEANQEYVRSLGAEAVVYGDGLADRVRALAPSGIDAALDGAGGAAFDLSLELVGNPDRVLTLVEHGRAPEVGARLITGTRSAERLGMLASLYAKGELRFLVRRTYPFTEAAAAHREIETGHGRGKIVLTFP is encoded by the coding sequence ATGAAAGCGGCCGCGTTCACGGAAGCCGGTGGCCCGGAAGTACTCCGGGTGCTGGAGTTGGAGGAGCCGCACGCCGGGGCGGGGGAGGTCCGGGTGCGGGTGAAGGCGGCGGGGGTGCAGCCGTACGACGCGGCTGTGCGGGCGGGCTGGGAACCCGCGGGCCTGGAGCTGCGTTGGCCGCGTGTCCCGGGGAACGAGTTCGCCGGGGTCGTCGACGAGGTCGGTTCCGGGGTTACCGGCCTCGTCGCGGGGGCCGAGGTGCTCGGCTTCACCGCCGTTCAGGCGTACGCCGAGTACATCGTGGTGCCCGCGGAGAACGTCACGCCGAAGCCGGCGGAGATGCCGTGGGAGGTCGCGGGCGGGTTCACGGCGGGCACCCAGACGGCGTACCTGGCGCTGGACGCGCTTCGGGTCGCCCGTGGCGAGACAGTGCTGATCCACGGGGCGGCCGGTTCGGTGGGGACGGCCGCCGTCCAGCTCGCGGTGCTGCGCGGGGCGAGGGTGATCGGGACGGCGAGCGAGGCGAACCAGGAGTACGTCCGTTCGCTCGGGGCCGAAGCGGTGGTCTACGGGGATGGCCTCGCCGACCGGGTGCGTGCCCTCGCGCCGTCCGGTATCGACGCGGCGCTGGACGGCGCGGGCGGAGCCGCCTTCGATCTTTCCCTGGAACTGGTCGGGAATCCGGACCGCGTGCTCACCTTGGTCGAGCACGGGCGCGCGCCCGAGGTGGGGGCGCGACTGATCACCGGCACCCGGTCGGCCGAGCGGCTGGGGATGCTGGCGTCGTTGTACGCCAAGGGGGAACTGCGTTTCCTGGTGCGCCGGACGTATCCGTTCACCGAAGCCGCGGCGGCGCACCGGGAGATCGAGACCGGACACGGGCGGGGCAAGATCGTGCTGACCTTCCCGTGA
- a CDS encoding GNAT family N-acetyltransferase → MTSYRISRANASDAGRLTTLMHESAAYQGEYASILENYQVTEDYLATHPAFVAHAQRDVVGFYSLIEYPAELDLLFVADSAQGTGIGAWLVEHMLGEAANLGMTELRVVSHPPAAGFYERMGARRVGVVPPSPPKITWERPELVFDVKHPPHD, encoded by the coding sequence GTGACGAGCTACCGCATCTCCAGGGCAAACGCTTCCGACGCCGGCAGGCTGACGACGCTGATGCACGAATCGGCCGCCTACCAAGGGGAGTACGCGTCGATCCTCGAGAACTACCAGGTCACGGAGGACTACCTCGCCACCCATCCCGCGTTCGTCGCGCACGCGCAGCGGGACGTGGTGGGCTTCTACAGCCTGATCGAGTATCCGGCCGAGCTGGATCTGCTGTTCGTCGCCGATTCGGCGCAGGGCACCGGCATCGGCGCGTGGCTGGTGGAGCACATGCTCGGGGAGGCCGCGAACCTCGGTATGACCGAGCTCCGCGTCGTCTCCCATCCGCCGGCCGCCGGGTTCTACGAGCGGATGGGCGCCCGCCGCGTCGGCGTCGTACCGCCCAGTCCGCCGAAGATCACCTGGGAGCGCCCGGAACTGGTCTTCGACGTCAAGCACCCACCGCACGACTGA
- a CDS encoding helix-turn-helix transcriptional regulator, with protein MAETSARLLRLLSLLQARRTWTGPELADRLDVTTRTIRNDIERLRGLGYPVGATPGVSGGYRLGAGAAMPPLLLDDEEAVAVAMGLRTAAGGTIAGIEETSVRALAKLEQVLPSRLRHRVAALNSATLAVQGGGPTVDADVLSAIAAACRDRETLRFDYVGHHGSETRRQVEPHRVVHMSRRWYLVGWDVDKQDWRTFRADRVRPRTPNGRRFEEREPPEGGVIAYLQRGVGAALWRHHATIRLRAPAAEAAAKVPPAVVVEALDERTCLLKAGADTLEYLALYLGLLDTDFEVVDSPEFAGHLRKLIGRFSRAVGA; from the coding sequence ATGGCGGAAACTTCGGCGAGGCTGCTGCGACTCCTGTCGTTGCTGCAGGCCAGGCGCACTTGGACGGGCCCGGAACTGGCGGATCGGCTCGACGTCACCACCAGGACCATCCGGAACGACATCGAGCGCCTTCGTGGCCTCGGCTATCCGGTCGGCGCCACTCCCGGCGTCTCCGGTGGCTACCGCCTGGGCGCCGGCGCGGCGATGCCGCCACTGCTGCTCGACGACGAGGAGGCCGTCGCGGTGGCGATGGGCCTGCGCACGGCCGCGGGCGGCACGATCGCGGGGATCGAGGAGACGTCGGTGCGCGCGCTGGCGAAACTGGAGCAGGTGTTGCCGTCACGGCTGCGGCATCGGGTCGCGGCGCTGAACTCCGCGACGCTCGCGGTGCAGGGCGGCGGCCCCACGGTGGACGCCGACGTGCTCTCGGCCATCGCCGCTGCCTGCCGTGACCGCGAGACCCTGCGCTTCGATTACGTGGGACACCACGGCTCCGAGACACGAAGGCAGGTCGAGCCGCATCGCGTCGTGCATATGAGCCGCCGGTGGTACCTCGTCGGCTGGGACGTCGACAAACAGGACTGGCGCACGTTCCGCGCCGATCGGGTGCGGCCGCGGACACCCAACGGGCGGCGGTTCGAGGAGCGCGAACCACCTGAAGGCGGCGTGATCGCCTACCTCCAACGAGGCGTCGGCGCCGCGTTGTGGCGGCACCACGCGACGATCCGGCTGCGGGCCCCGGCCGCCGAAGCCGCGGCGAAGGTACCGCCCGCCGTTGTCGTCGAAGCCCTCGACGAGCGGACCTGCCTGCTCAAAGCCGGTGCGGACACGCTGGAGTACCTCGCGCTCTACCTGGGCCTGCTCGACACCGACTTCGAGGTCGTCGACTCGCCGGAATTCGCCGGGCACCTGCGCAAACTGATCGGCCGGTTCAGTCGTGCGGTGGGTGCTTGA
- a CDS encoding epoxide hydrolase family protein, whose amino-acid sequence MTDIKPFRIAIDQAELDDLKDRLHRTRWPREVTGDWSRGVPVAYLKGLAEYWADGFDWRAQEAELNEFPQFTTEIDGQTIHFLHVRSTSPDALPVLLTHGWPSSPFEFRRVVEELGTEFHLVIPSLPGYGFSNPVSGPGWGNLFRVAQAWTTLMDRLGYERFGVHGTDAGAGVAGVLSMIAAHRVVGVHLTGTSAGMPFGPAVELDGLDDEDRERGERFNRFQSDGLGYLHLQATRPQTLAYSLNDSPTGQLAWIVEKFAEWTDPAKALPDEAVDRDHLLTAVSLYWFTGAGASSAHAVYEGMEAYRQMSQGGWSEAPAGPPRAIAVFAGDTTIRSLQDGPVEHWSEYDTGGHFPAMEVPRLFAEDLRSFLRKCV is encoded by the coding sequence ATGACCGACATCAAGCCCTTCCGCATCGCCATCGACCAGGCCGAACTCGACGACCTCAAGGACCGTCTGCACCGCACCCGCTGGCCCCGCGAGGTCACCGGCGACTGGAGCAGAGGCGTCCCGGTCGCCTACCTCAAGGGATTGGCCGAGTACTGGGCCGACGGCTTCGACTGGCGCGCACAGGAAGCCGAGCTGAACGAGTTCCCGCAGTTCACCACCGAGATCGACGGCCAGACCATCCACTTCCTGCACGTCCGCTCGACCTCCCCGGACGCGCTGCCGGTGCTCCTCACGCACGGCTGGCCCAGCTCGCCGTTCGAATTCCGGCGAGTCGTCGAGGAACTCGGCACCGAGTTCCACCTGGTCATCCCGTCCCTGCCCGGTTACGGGTTCTCGAACCCGGTGAGCGGCCCCGGCTGGGGCAACCTGTTCCGCGTCGCCCAGGCGTGGACCACGCTGATGGACCGCCTCGGCTACGAGCGCTTCGGTGTGCACGGCACCGACGCCGGCGCCGGAGTCGCGGGCGTCCTGTCGATGATCGCCGCGCACCGTGTGGTCGGCGTGCACCTCACCGGGACCAGCGCGGGGATGCCGTTCGGCCCGGCCGTCGAGCTGGACGGCCTCGATGACGAGGACCGCGAGCGCGGCGAACGCTTCAACCGGTTCCAGTCCGACGGCCTCGGCTACCTGCACCTTCAGGCCACCCGGCCGCAGACGCTGGCCTATTCGCTGAACGATTCCCCCACCGGTCAACTCGCCTGGATCGTCGAGAAGTTCGCCGAATGGACCGATCCGGCCAAGGCGCTGCCGGACGAGGCCGTCGATCGCGACCACCTGCTGACCGCGGTCAGCCTGTACTGGTTCACCGGTGCGGGCGCCTCCTCCGCGCACGCCGTGTACGAAGGCATGGAGGCCTACCGGCAGATGTCCCAGGGCGGCTGGAGCGAGGCGCCCGCCGGTCCGCCGCGGGCGATCGCCGTCTTCGCCGGGGACACCACGATCCGGAGTCTCCAGGACGGCCCGGTGGAACACTGGTCCGAGTACGACACCGGCGGCCATTTCCCGGCGATGGAGGTTCCCCGCCTGTTCGCCGAAGACCTCCGTTCCTTCCTGCGAAAGTGCGTCTGA
- a CDS encoding winged helix DNA-binding domain-containing protein, translating to MEQLSPRALNRATLARQFLLERADLPAVTAIERLAGLQAQAPDSSYVGLWSRLGDFQVDELAKPLAAREVVRSTLMRGTVHLVTAADGLALWPTVKSVVERGFLGHYSREIAGLDLAAVAEAGKALLSERPRTRAEIRTALAPRWPGADLPTLGYAVNSLLPLAHVTPRGLWGQTGPAAFALLEDWVGAPFTDGITLDDLVLRYLAAFGPATVRDAQVWSGLTRLKEVFERLRPRLMTFRDAAGKELFDLPDAPRPDPETPAPPRFLPEYDNVLLSHADRARVIPDGRRVPLPPGNGGRRGTLLVDGEFLAIWAIKGATLTIESRKPLRDQDSIAEEGARLLEFVVPGSAPDIRFDLDG from the coding sequence ATGGAGCAGCTGAGCCCCCGGGCCCTCAACCGCGCGACCCTGGCCAGGCAGTTCCTGCTCGAGCGCGCCGATCTTCCCGCCGTCACCGCGATCGAGCGGTTGGCAGGTCTCCAGGCTCAGGCCCCCGACTCGTCCTATGTCGGCCTGTGGTCGCGGCTTGGGGATTTCCAGGTGGACGAGCTGGCGAAACCGCTGGCCGCCCGCGAGGTCGTCCGGTCGACGCTGATGCGCGGGACGGTGCACCTGGTGACGGCCGCCGACGGCCTCGCCCTGTGGCCGACCGTCAAATCGGTGGTCGAGCGCGGTTTCCTCGGCCACTACTCGCGGGAGATCGCTGGACTCGACCTCGCAGCGGTCGCCGAAGCGGGGAAGGCCCTGCTGTCCGAGCGGCCCCGCACACGCGCCGAAATCCGGACCGCGCTCGCGCCCCGGTGGCCCGGCGCGGACCTGCCCACGCTCGGCTACGCGGTCAACAGCCTGCTCCCGCTCGCGCACGTGACCCCGCGTGGCCTGTGGGGCCAGACCGGGCCTGCCGCGTTCGCCCTGCTCGAAGACTGGGTCGGCGCACCGTTCACGGACGGCATCACCCTCGACGACCTGGTGCTGCGCTACCTCGCGGCGTTCGGCCCGGCGACCGTCCGGGACGCGCAGGTCTGGTCGGGGCTCACCAGGCTCAAGGAGGTCTTCGAGCGGCTCCGTCCCCGGCTGATGACCTTCCGCGACGCTGCGGGGAAGGAACTGTTCGACCTTCCCGACGCACCGCGCCCCGACCCGGAAACCCCGGCACCGCCTCGATTCCTGCCCGAGTACGACAACGTCCTGCTCTCCCACGCCGACCGCGCGCGGGTGATCCCCGACGGCCGCCGAGTGCCATTGCCTCCGGGAAACGGCGGCCGCCGGGGGACCCTGCTCGTCGACGGTGAATTCCTGGCCATTTGGGCGATCAAAGGGGCGACTCTGACGATCGAATCGCGAAAGCCGTTGCGGGATCAGGATTCGATCGCCGAAGAGGGCGCCCGGCTCCTGGAATTCGTAGTACCGGGCTCGGCCCCCGACATCCGTTTCGACCTCGACGGATAA
- a CDS encoding FHA domain-containing protein, with protein MKRLTTTHESLALGVPPSAPGAVFALTLAGGVSVDPGEGGEITFGRNRPQVDVCVGENDLQVSRRHGLLNFADGQWWVSNTGQLPIRLPNSRWLSRGEEPIPLSDGYTPLFVRGSGRREHLLELYVAGPEGGQPVTRHDDVTVPPRRWRLSAEERLVLVVFGQRYLLHDLNPQPLSRQQTAEVLAELRPGETWTARRVEHVVIDVRARLSAGGVFGLRREEVGEPVGNTLNDNLLRELVLSTTLVPPDLALLEALD; from the coding sequence ATGAAGCGGCTCACGACGACGCACGAGAGCCTGGCGCTCGGCGTGCCGCCGTCGGCTCCCGGCGCGGTGTTCGCGCTCACGCTCGCGGGCGGCGTGTCCGTCGACCCCGGCGAGGGCGGCGAGATCACTTTCGGGCGTAATCGGCCGCAGGTCGACGTCTGTGTGGGGGAGAACGACCTGCAGGTCAGCCGCAGGCACGGGCTGCTGAACTTCGCCGACGGGCAGTGGTGGGTCAGCAACACCGGCCAGCTGCCCATCCGCTTGCCGAATTCCCGCTGGCTGTCCCGCGGCGAGGAACCGATCCCCCTGTCGGACGGGTACACGCCGCTGTTCGTCCGCGGTTCGGGCAGGCGGGAGCACCTGCTCGAGTTGTACGTCGCGGGTCCCGAGGGCGGACAGCCCGTCACCCGGCACGACGACGTCACCGTGCCGCCCCGCCGGTGGCGTCTCAGCGCGGAAGAGCGCCTGGTCCTGGTCGTCTTCGGGCAACGGTATCTGCTGCACGACCTCAATCCGCAGCCGTTGTCCCGTCAGCAGACGGCCGAGGTGCTCGCCGAACTCAGGCCCGGTGAGACGTGGACCGCCCGGCGCGTCGAGCACGTCGTCATCGACGTCCGGGCGCGGCTGTCCGCCGGCGGTGTCTTCGGTCTGCGGCGCGAAGAAGTCGGCGAGCCGGTCGGCAACACGTTGAACGACAACCTGCTGCGAGAGCTCGTACTGTCCACGACCCTCGTCCCACCGGATCTCGCCCTGCTCGAGGCGCTCGACTGA
- a CDS encoding PH domain-containing protein, producing MIDFSKDTVFKLTPCKPKDIAPTVQPIIIPGEEIISSFKAVRDFVVFTNKRLIAVNVQGMTGKKKDFTSLPYNRIQAFSIETAGTFDLDAELDLWFSGLGNVRLEFRGSDIRAIGQLIATHTL from the coding sequence ATGATTGACTTTTCCAAGGACACCGTCTTCAAACTCACGCCGTGCAAGCCGAAGGACATCGCGCCCACGGTGCAGCCGATCATCATCCCCGGCGAGGAGATCATCTCGTCGTTCAAGGCGGTGCGCGACTTCGTGGTGTTCACGAACAAGCGGCTGATCGCGGTGAACGTCCAGGGCATGACGGGCAAGAAGAAGGACTTCACTTCGCTGCCTTACAACAGGATCCAGGCCTTCTCGATCGAAACCGCGGGCACCTTCGATCTCGACGCCGAGCTGGACCTTTGGTTCAGCGGGCTGGGGAACGTGCGGCTCGAATTCCGGGGGTCGGACATCCGGGCGATCGGCCAACTGATCGCGACCCACACGCTTTAG
- a CDS encoding transposase: MVVRSVHLGHFSVHPVAAEHQGPLGCGRVGLPMRFLLTPGQADDSPQLVPLLDGITVARIGPGRPRCRPETVIADKAYSHPSTRRAMRDRRIKFVSPERDDQIARRTAKGRSGGRPPAFDAEAYRQRNVVERCFNRLKQFRDRAAYYQAELTIAAIVFWLHDSQDTP, from the coding sequence GTGGTGGTGCGATCGGTCCACCTCGGACACTTCTCGGTACATCCCGTGGCGGCTGAGCACCAAGGACCACTTGGTTGTGGACGGGTGGGCCTGCCGATGCGGTTCCTGCTCACCCCGGGCCAGGCTGACGACAGCCCGCAGCTGGTCCCGCTGCTGGACGGCATCACCGTCGCCCGGATCGGTCCCGGCCGGCCACGCTGCCGACCGGAGACGGTGATCGCGGACAAGGCGTATTCGCATCCGTCGACCCGCCGGGCGATGCGAGACCGGCGGATCAAGTTCGTCAGTCCGGAACGGGATGACCAGATCGCCCGCCGCACAGCCAAAGGCCGCAGCGGCGGGCGACCACCAGCGTTCGACGCCGAGGCCTATAGACAGCGCAACGTGGTCGAACGGTGCTTCAACCGGCTCAAGCAGTTCCGCGACCGCGCCGCCTACTACCAGGCCGAACTCACCATCGCCGCGATCGTGTTCTGGCTCCATGACTCACAAGACACGCCCTAG
- a CDS encoding AMED_5909 family protein, giving the protein MLSRHGMYREVSEVDRSHHHELRYWAGFKERKAEELAARIDAARSNS; this is encoded by the coding sequence GTGCTCAGCCGCCACGGGATGTACCGAGAAGTGTCCGAGGTGGACCGATCGCACCACCACGAACTCAGGTACTGGGCGGGCTTCAAGGAACGCAAGGCCGAGGAGTTAGCCGCACGAATCGACGCGGCGAGAAGCAACTCGTGA